Genomic window (Mesorhizobium sp. M4B.F.Ca.ET.058.02.1.1):
TTGCGTGGAGAACCCTCAATGGCTTGCTGTTGCAAAGGAGGATGGGCCTCCCGGGCCGACCAGCACAATCGACGTCACTGGAAATCGAAGGCGCTCAAGCCGGTCACCATCTCGTCCAGGCCAAGCGGCCGCGTCACCGGCGGCTCGGCGCGCGCCAGGCAACCGATGCGTTCGCAGAGCCGGCAGGCGGGTCCCACCGGCGTGGCGACGGCGACGCCCTGCCCCGACTTGCCGCTCGCCGTTCCCGGAAGGGCGCCGCCATAGACGATCTCGTCACGAAAGCCGATATCGCAGCCGATGAGCAGCGCCGTGCGGCGCGGCCGCTCCGAGAACGCGCCCTGTGGCCCTTCCAGCGTGCGGGCAATGCAGAGGAATTCGGCGCCGTCAGGCATTTCCACCGCCTCCACCAGGATCTGGCCGGGCTGGGTGAAGGCGGCATGGACCGGCAGCTTCGGACAGCCGCCGCCGAAGCGGCTCTGCGGAAAGCCCTGGCTGCCCGCCTTGCGGAAGCGGTTGCCGGCATTGTCGACCTCAAGCATGAAGAACGGCACACCGGAGGCGCCGGGACGCTGCAGCATGGTCAGGCGGTTGGCCGCCTGCTCGAAGGACACGCCGAAGCGCGAACGCAGCACGTCGATATCGTAACGGGCACGCAGCGCGGCGGCATGGAAGGCCTGATAGGGCATCATCAGGGCATGCGCCGCGTAGCGGCCGAGCTCGAAGCGGGCGAGCCGGCGGGCCTCGTCCGTGGTCAGCTTCAGCGCCTGGATCTCTCCAGCTACCGCGACCGTCATGCGGATCAGCGAGGCTTCCATCGCCACTTCGCGCAATTGGTCGAAGGGCGACAGCCGCTCGGACAGGAACAGGCGTTGCGAGTGGCGATCGTAGCGGCGGCGCCAGTTCGGCATGGTGGCGACGGGCAGCACCTTGACGACGATGCCGTATTCGCGCCTAAGCCAGGCTTTCAGCGCGCCGAACAGGTCGTCGCCGGGGTCAAGCAGCGCGGTGAAGGCCTCGGCCTCCTCCTCCAGCGCGGCGAAATGGTTCGGCCGGCGCTCGAATATCTCATGCACCTCATCGACCGGCAGGCGGGCGCCGGACAGCGCGGTGGCGCGGCCCTCGCGCGCCAGGAGCTCGTTGAGATCGGAAAGCCGCTCGGCCTGCTCGCGATAGGCGCGGAACAGTTTCACCATCGCGGCGGATGCGTTGGGGGCCGCTTCGGCGAGCTCGATCAGCTCCTGGTCGCCCGGCAGTTCGGCCGCCAGCAGCGGGTCGCCGAACACTTCCTTGAGCGCCGAAATCGACCCCTTCGCCTCGCCCTGCAATTCATGCGGATCGACCTTGTAGACCGAGGCCAGCCTGAGGATCAGTTGCACCGTCAGCGGCCGCTGGTTGCGCTCGATCAGATTGAGATAGGACGGCGAGATGCCTAACCCTTCGGCCATCGCCGTCTGGGTCAGGCCCTTGGCATTGCGGATGCGGCGGATGCGCGGCCCGGCAAAAATCTTCTGGTCAGCCACTCAAATCCATCCTTGACAGGAATTTACACGATCTGGCCGCAGAGGCCTGCGCGCAACCTTTTACAATCGTGACAAATTTACAGAGCTTACCAGTCAAGCGCAACACTAATTTTCCCTTATTTTTCGGCCAAAAGCTCGGTTTTACTCGCGTGTTTCGCAGGGCGATGTAAATGATGTCACACACCAACGGCGCACAACTCCCATGACGCGACGTTTCCAAGAACCGACCTCGAATGAACTGGAGTATCCAATGACCGATTTTTACAACCTCGTCCCATCCGCGCCCGAAGGTCGCTTCGATGGTATCGAGCGGCCCTATTCGCCCGAGGATGTGAAGCGGCTGCGCGGCTCGGTCCAGATTCGCCAGAGCCTTGCCGAAATGGGCGCCAACCGGCTGTGGAAACTCATCCACGAGGAGGACTTCGTCAACGCCCTCGGCGCCATGTCCGGCAACCAGGCCATGCAGCAGGTCAGAGCCGGGCTGAAGGCGATCTATCTGTCAGGCTGGCAGGTCGCGGCCGATGCCAACACCGCGTCCGCCATGTATCCCGACCAGTCGCTCTACCCCGCCAATGCGGCGCCGGAGCTGGTCAAGCGCATCAACCGCACCTTGCAGCGCGCCGACCAGATCGAGACATCCGAAGGCAAGGGGCTTTCGGTCGAGACCTGGTTCGCGCCAATCGTCGCCGACGCCGAGGCCGGCTTCGGCGGACCGCTCAACGCCTTCGAGATAATGAAGGCCTTCATCGAGGCGGGTGCGGCCGGCGTCCACTACGAGGACCAGCTGGCGTCGGAAAAGAAGTGCGGCCATCTCGGCGGCAAGGTCCTGATCCCGACGGCGGCGCATATCCGCAACCTCAATGCGGCCCGCCTCGCGGCCGACGTAATGGGCACGCCGACGCTGGTCGTGGCACGCACCGACGCGGAGGCGGCGAAGCTTTTGACGTCGGATATCGACGAGCGCGACCAGCCCTTCGTCGACTATGATGCCGGCCGCACGGTCGAGGGCTTTTACCAGGTCAGGAACGGCATCGAGCCCTGCATAGCGCGCGCCATTGCCTATGCGCCGCATGCGGACCTCATCTGGTGCGAGACCTCGAAGCCCGATCTGGCGCAGGCCAAGAAGTTCGCCGAGGGTGTGCGCAGGCATCATCCGGGCAAGCTGCTCGCCTACAACTGCTCGCCGTCGTTCAACTGGAAGAAGAACCTCGACGACGCGACGATCGCCAAGTTCCAGCGGGAACTCGGCGCCATGGGCTACAAGTTCCAGTTCATCACGCTGGCCGGCTTCCACCAGCTCAACTTCGGCATGTTCGAGCTGGCCCGTGGCTACAAGGCGAGGCAGATGGCGGCCTATTCGGAACTGCAGGAGGCTGAATTCGCGGCCGAGGTCCATGGCTACACCGCGACCAAGCACCAGCGCGAGGTCGGCACCGGCTATTTCGACGCGGTCTCGATGGCGATCACCGGCGGTCAGTCGTCGACCACCGCCATGCATGAATCGACCGAGCACGCCCAGTTCAAGCCGGCAGCCGAGTGAGCTGCCACAGAAGACGACCAACAGAGGAAACGCCCGAGAGGGCATAGGACACAAGGAGAAGACCAATGGCATCGATAAGCCGCGTCAAGGAAAGGGCGGAAGAGCAGTCCTCGGCCATGAGCGTCGACCAGCAGGCGACCATCCGCATGCTGGCCAATGACCTGCACAGGCTCAACCAGTCGGTGATGAAGGCGGTCGAGGCGGGCGTCTCGGTGGAGCTCGTGCGCTCGGCAAGGCATCATGGCGGCGACGGCAATTGGGGCGACCTCCTGATCCCGGTGATCGTCACCCAGCAAAACCACGGCTGACCACGTTCCACGGTGGCGCATTCGCCGAATTCTGTCTCGCCCGCGCGGTAACGCGCGGGCGACTTTCGTTTTGCAAAGCCCGGCTCCGACTGCCAGGAATAAACCTGGCACTAAATTTTAGCTTTTCTTGCGATATTCTGGAAATTAGCCATTTCAGCTTGACACCAGCGGCGATCTCACGCCAATTGTCCCTCAAGTTTCAACCCTGCATTGAAACAGAGATGAGTGCCCGCCCGCACATGAGCCCCAGCAATCGCGAGACCAGGACTGAAAGACATCTGAATCCGGAGGGCCGTGGCGGCGGCGCCGAGATGCTGACCGATTTCTCTCAGGTGCTCGTCATCGGAAAGTCGCCGATAAACAGGGTCGTGGTGTCGAAAATCGTCGAGAAATCAGGGCTGAAGCCGATTTCCGAATCGCCCGATACGGCGGCGAAAGCCTTGCGCTGCCTCATTCCCGGCGCGATCGTGCTCGACGGCGGCGCCGACAACAAGGACTGCGACGCGTTGATCTCCGGAATAGATGCGCTCAGGCGGATTTCGGGCAAGGCATTGCCCTCGGTGATCCTGCTTTCAACCAAGACTGGCACACCGGAGAGCCTGGGTCTCTCGAGTGTGATCGATGTCGTGATCGCCAAACCGATCACTCCCGAGAGGCTGCAACCGGTGATCGACCGCCTGATCGGGTCAGGGCGCGGCTAGCAGAAACCGGATCCGCCGTTCCAGCGCTGGGGCACAAGTCAGCCGCTAGAAACGATGCTTTCAATCAACCTTGGCAGTTCGCCAAGATCGGCGATCTGGCGAAAACGCGGCGCGGCCCTCGGCGGCTCGACATGTTCGAGCACCCAGGTCAACTCGTGCGGCACGTGCACGCCCCAGCCGCCGGCGTCGATGGCCGGAACGACATCGGATTTGAGCGAGTTGCCGACCATCATGCTTTTCTCGGGCCCGTCGCCATGGCGGCTGAAGATTCGGGCATAGGTGGTCGCGCTCTTGTCGCTGACGATCTCGACGGCGTCGAACAGATCGCCGAGGCCTGATTGCGCCAGCTTGCGTTCCTGGTCGAAAAGGTCACCCTTGGTGATCAGCACCAGGCGATAGGAACCGGCCAGCTTCTCCACCGTCTCGCGCGCATGGGCCAGCGGCTCGATCGGATGGCTGAGCATCTCGCGGCCGGCGGCAAGGATTTCGGCGACCACCGATCCCGGCACACGGCCGCCGCTGATCTCGATCGCGGTTTCGATCATCGACAGGGTGAAGCCCTTGATGCCGAAGCCGTAGACGGCAAGGTTGCGCCTTTCCGCTTCGAGTAGCCGCGCCGAAATATGCTCCGCCTCGCCATGCTCGGCCAACAGTCCTGCGAAGCGCTTCTCGGTCAGGCGGAAGAACTGCTCGTTCTGCCACAGCGTGTCGTCGGCATCGAAGCCGATCGTCGTCAGTTCATGGCCGGCCATGGCTGTCCTGCGTCGGGGTCCAAGGTAATCGCATTTCGCGAGGCGTCGAACCTAAGCCCGCCACGGCGAATTTCAACCGCGGCAGCAACCGCACAGGGGTTCCCCTTCCCTTCCATCGCCGGCCACGGCTATACTTCACCATCTGCAACGCAATCTGGTGATTGATGCCGCCTGAAAAAAAGGAAGTCCGTCCGTCTAGCCGCGGAGGGCGTACCCGCACGCCTGCCTTCTTGAAGAACCAACGCGGCGTGAAGAGCTGGAAGGAGGCCAGCGCCTGGCTGGAATGGCGCGGCATCGAGGACATCGAATGCATCACGCCTGACCAGGCCGGCGTTGCCCGCGGCAAGATGATGCCGTCGAAGAAATTCACCTCCAACACCTCGCTGGCGCTGCCCTCGGCGGTGTTCATGACAACGATTTCCGGCGGTTATCCCGAGGACGGCAACGGTTTCCACTATCCGGAGGATGACGGCGATCTCAAGTTGATGCCGGACCTTTCGACGCTGACCGTGGTGCCGTGGGAAGAGGACCCGACGGCGGCGGTGATCTGCGACCTCGTCCATCAGGATGGCCGCTCGGTCGAGTTCACGCCGCGCAACGTGTTGAAGCGCGTGCTCGCGGCTTACGCCGATCGCGGGCTGAGGCCAGTTGTGGCGCCCGAGATCGAATTCTACCTGGTGCGCAAGAATCCCGACCCGGACTATCCGCTGACGCCGCCGGTCGGGCGCTCGGGACGGCCGATCGGCGGCGGCGCCGGCTATTCGATCGCCGGCGTCAACGAGTTCGACGAGCTGATCGACGACATCTACCATTTTTCCGAAGGGCAAGGCCTGGAGATCGACACGCTGATCCACGAGGAGGGCGCCGGCCAGCTCGAGATCAATTTGCGCCACGGCGATCCGATCGAGCTCGCCGACCAGGTGTTCATGTTCAAGCGCACCATCCGCGAGGCGGCGCTGAAGCACGAGATTTACGCCACCTTCATGGCCAAGCCCATCCAGGGCCAGCCCGGATCGGCCATGCACATCCACCAATCGATCGTCGACAGGAAGACCGGGAGGAACGTGTTCTCGGCCGAGGACGGCTCGGAGACGGAGGATTTCTTCCACTTCATTGGCGGCATGCAGAAGCATGTGCCGAACGCGCTGGTGATGTTCGCGCCCTATGTCAATTCCTACCGGCGGCTGACGCAGGCGGCATCGGCACCGGTCAACAACAAATGGGGCTACGATAACCGCACCACGGCCTTCCGCGTGCCGCGTTCGGATCCGGCGGCGCGGCGTGTCGAAAACCGCATTCCGTCCTCGGACGCAAACCCCTACCTGGCGCTGGCGGCATCGCTCGCCTGCGGCCTGGTCGGCATGATCAACAAGGTCAAGGCCGAGCCTCCGGTGCTGACCACCGCCAACGCCGATGAGATCGACCTGCCGCGCAGCCTGCTCGAAGCCGTCGACCTGTTCGAAGGCGACGAGGAACTCTGCGCGATCCTCGGCAAGTCGTTCACCGCCACCTATGCGGCGATCAAGCGGGCTGAGTTCGAGACCTTCATGGAAGTGATCAGCCCGTGGGAGCGGGAGTATTTGTTGCTGAATGTTTAGGGGAGTAGGGGTGTAGGGGTGTAGGGGAAATGACCGAGAAAACAGGCTCCTACAAGGAGCTGATCGTCTGGCAGCAAGCGATGGATCTTGCGGTGGCGGTTATGGGGCGACGAAATCCCGGCCCAAGGAGGAGCTCTATGGATTAACCAGCCAAGTGCGCCGAGCCGCCGCCTCGATACCAGCCAACATCGCGGAAGGCCATGGTAGAGAAATCCGGGGGTCCTATCAGCAATTTTTGCGTATCGCTCAAGGCTCACTGAAGGAATTGGAGACACAGATCCTGATAGCCGAGCGTACCGGCATCGCGCCGAAAGTGACGGCGATTTCATTGCTGGAGGGGACCGAAAGTGTGGGGAAGCTTCTCCGCCT
Coding sequences:
- a CDS encoding glutamine synthetase family protein, which codes for MPPEKKEVRPSSRGGRTRTPAFLKNQRGVKSWKEASAWLEWRGIEDIECITPDQAGVARGKMMPSKKFTSNTSLALPSAVFMTTISGGYPEDGNGFHYPEDDGDLKLMPDLSTLTVVPWEEDPTAAVICDLVHQDGRSVEFTPRNVLKRVLAAYADRGLRPVVAPEIEFYLVRKNPDPDYPLTPPVGRSGRPIGGGAGYSIAGVNEFDELIDDIYHFSEGQGLEIDTLIHEEGAGQLEINLRHGDPIELADQVFMFKRTIREAALKHEIYATFMAKPIQGQPGSAMHIHQSIVDRKTGRNVFSAEDGSETEDFFHFIGGMQKHVPNALVMFAPYVNSYRRLTQAASAPVNNKWGYDNRTTAFRVPRSDPAARRVENRIPSSDANPYLALAASLACGLVGMINKVKAEPPVLTTANADEIDLPRSLLEAVDLFEGDEELCAILGKSFTATYAAIKRAEFETFMEVISPWEREYLLLNV
- the aceA gene encoding isocitrate lyase; translation: MTDFYNLVPSAPEGRFDGIERPYSPEDVKRLRGSVQIRQSLAEMGANRLWKLIHEEDFVNALGAMSGNQAMQQVRAGLKAIYLSGWQVAADANTASAMYPDQSLYPANAAPELVKRINRTLQRADQIETSEGKGLSVETWFAPIVADAEAGFGGPLNAFEIMKAFIEAGAAGVHYEDQLASEKKCGHLGGKVLIPTAAHIRNLNAARLAADVMGTPTLVVARTDAEAAKLLTSDIDERDQPFVDYDAGRTVEGFYQVRNGIEPCIARAIAYAPHADLIWCETSKPDLAQAKKFAEGVRRHHPGKLLAYNCSPSFNWKKNLDDATIAKFQRELGAMGYKFQFITLAGFHQLNFGMFELARGYKARQMAAYSELQEAEFAAEVHGYTATKHQREVGTGYFDAVSMAITGGQSSTTAMHESTEHAQFKPAAE
- a CDS encoding helix-turn-helix domain-containing protein, with amino-acid sequence MADQKIFAGPRIRRIRNAKGLTQTAMAEGLGISPSYLNLIERNQRPLTVQLILRLASVYKVDPHELQGEAKGSISALKEVFGDPLLAAELPGDQELIELAEAAPNASAAMVKLFRAYREQAERLSDLNELLAREGRATALSGARLPVDEVHEIFERRPNHFAALEEEAEAFTALLDPGDDLFGALKAWLRREYGIVVKVLPVATMPNWRRRYDRHSQRLFLSERLSPFDQLREVAMEASLIRMTVAVAGEIQALKLTTDEARRLARFELGRYAAHALMMPYQAFHAAALRARYDIDVLRSRFGVSFEQAANRLTMLQRPGASGVPFFMLEVDNAGNRFRKAGSQGFPQSRFGGGCPKLPVHAAFTQPGQILVEAVEMPDGAEFLCIARTLEGPQGAFSERPRRTALLIGCDIGFRDEIVYGGALPGTASGKSGQGVAVATPVGPACRLCERIGCLARAEPPVTRPLGLDEMVTGLSAFDFQ
- a CDS encoding response regulator, whose product is MSPSNRETRTERHLNPEGRGGGAEMLTDFSQVLVIGKSPINRVVVSKIVEKSGLKPISESPDTAAKALRCLIPGAIVLDGGADNKDCDALISGIDALRRISGKALPSVILLSTKTGTPESLGLSSVIDVVIAKPITPERLQPVIDRLIGSGRG
- a CDS encoding HAD family hydrolase, producing MAGHELTTIGFDADDTLWQNEQFFRLTEKRFAGLLAEHGEAEHISARLLEAERRNLAVYGFGIKGFTLSMIETAIEISGGRVPGSVVAEILAAGREMLSHPIEPLAHARETVEKLAGSYRLVLITKGDLFDQERKLAQSGLGDLFDAVEIVSDKSATTYARIFSRHGDGPEKSMMVGNSLKSDVVPAIDAGGWGVHVPHELTWVLEHVEPPRAAPRFRQIADLGELPRLIESIVSSG